From Calothrix sp. PCC 6303, a single genomic window includes:
- a CDS encoding sulfite oxidase, producing MSEKELFEQEDYLKSRIDEYIYQKSREHQISKRHFLQILAATVGGSIITGFSSSARAETIIKPQKIVKAVPANYISHSQGTLEMNWGEMYQRGYIVPNSLFYVHNRSAPPAFDPATWQLKISGTGVAQPCSLSYDQVITMSSRSVICAIECTANGRRFFEEAYNRPVPGANWRLGAIGVAEWTGVPLATLLELAKVKSTARDVQVIGADLDSLDGKGTNTSNFNSVIPIAKAKSADSLLAYAMNGEPLPPDHGRPCRVILPGWSGNAHVKWITEIVVSESPIYTPWVTEQMVLKGADYPVAEKYQGKLVTYQNVKSAFELPWDTTLVAKKYLLRGRSWSGLGNIRRVEVSLNGGNTWQLARMQEPNLPYAWVRWDIDWHPIPGKYILQARATDSKGNTQPLTVPWNDGGLLYGGVVSHPVTVVG from the coding sequence TTGAGTGAAAAAGAACTATTTGAGCAAGAGGACTATCTCAAATCTCGGATTGATGAGTATATTTATCAGAAAAGCCGCGAACATCAGATATCCAAAAGGCATTTTCTCCAAATATTAGCCGCCACAGTTGGAGGAAGTATAATCACTGGTTTTTCATCATCAGCGCGTGCCGAAACTATCATCAAACCCCAAAAAATAGTCAAAGCAGTACCAGCAAATTATATTTCCCATAGTCAAGGAACATTGGAAATGAATTGGGGGGAAATGTATCAACGTGGTTACATTGTTCCCAACAGTTTATTTTATGTGCATAATCGTAGCGCCCCGCCAGCTTTTGACCCGGCAACTTGGCAACTAAAGATTTCCGGAACTGGCGTGGCTCAACCTTGCAGCCTTAGTTATGACCAAGTTATCACTATGTCATCCCGTTCGGTTATCTGTGCGATTGAATGTACAGCTAACGGTAGACGGTTCTTTGAAGAAGCATACAATCGTCCGGTTCCCGGTGCTAACTGGCGCTTAGGTGCAATTGGGGTCGCAGAATGGACTGGTGTACCTTTAGCGACATTATTAGAACTTGCCAAGGTAAAGTCAACAGCCCGTGATGTCCAAGTTATTGGTGCTGATTTAGATTCCCTCGATGGTAAAGGAACAAACACATCCAACTTCAACAGTGTTATTCCCATCGCTAAGGCAAAGTCAGCCGATTCACTCCTAGCATATGCCATGAACGGTGAACCCTTACCCCCAGATCATGGTCGTCCCTGTCGAGTAATTTTACCAGGATGGTCAGGTAATGCACATGTCAAATGGATTACGGAAATAGTAGTTTCTGAATCACCTATATATACCCCTTGGGTGACAGAACAAATGGTTTTAAAAGGTGCAGATTACCCAGTTGCAGAAAAATATCAAGGTAAATTAGTCACCTACCAAAACGTGAAAAGTGCCTTTGAATTACCTTGGGATACCACCTTAGTAGCAAAAAAATATCTGTTGCGAGGGCGTTCTTGGTCAGGTTTAGGAAATATTCGCCGTGTGGAAGTGAGTTTAAATGGTGGGAATACTTGGCAACTAGCAAGAATGCAAGAACCCAATTTACCTTACGCATGGGTGCGCTGGGATATCGATTGGCACCCTATACCTGGTAAATATATCCTCCAAGCTCGTGCCACTGATAGTAAGGGAAACACCCAACCATTAACTGTTCCGTGGAATGACGGGGGATTACTGTATGGGGGTGTTGTGAGTCACCCTGTGACAGTGGTGGGGTAG
- a CDS encoding translation initiation factor, whose amino-acid sequence MTPKKGNSSGSGFSWREFGDDNSPALERGTPDLPPEKQNVRVQATRAGRKGKTVTVITGFETNTETLQALLKQLKAQCGSGGALKENEIEIQGDHKQKILEILIKLGYKAKISGG is encoded by the coding sequence ATGACTCCCAAAAAAGGTAATTCTTCAGGAAGTGGTTTTTCTTGGCGCGAATTTGGTGATGATAATTCACCAGCTTTGGAACGGGGAACACCAGATTTACCACCAGAAAAGCAAAATGTCCGCGTGCAAGCCACTAGAGCTGGACGTAAGGGTAAAACTGTAACTGTGATTACTGGATTTGAGACTAACACGGAGACTTTACAGGCATTATTAAAACAATTAAAAGCTCAATGCGGTAGTGGTGGAGCATTGAAAGAGAACGAAATCGAAATCCAAGGCGATCACAAACAGAAGATTTTAGAAATTTTAATTAAGTTAGGTTACAAAGCTAAAATAAGTGGTGGTTGA
- the trpB gene encoding tryptophan synthase subunit beta, which translates to MTITPINPNFQNTQRPDALGRFGRFGGKYVPETLMPALAELETAYYQYRNEQGFQAELQGLLRDYVGRATPLYFAERLTQHYARPDGSGAQIYLKREDLNHTGAHKINNAIGQVLLAKRMGKKRIIAETGAGQHGVATATVCARFGLECVIYMGVHDMERQALNVFRMRLMGAEVRPVESGTGTLKDATSEAIRDWVTNVESTHYILGSVAGPHPYPMMVRDFHAVIGEETRAQAMEKWGGLPDILMACVGGGSNAMGLFHEFINESSVRIIGVEAAGFGVNTDKHAATLTKGKVGVLHGAMSYLLQDEEGQVIEPHSISAGLDYPGVGPEHSFLKDYGRAEYYSVTDQEALDAFQRLSKLEGIIPALETSHAIAYLEQLCPQLTGNPRIVINCSGRGDKDVQSVIKYLNL; encoded by the coding sequence GTGACCATTACACCCATCAACCCAAACTTCCAAAATACACAACGTCCGGATGCATTAGGACGTTTCGGACGCTTCGGTGGAAAATATGTCCCCGAAACTCTGATGCCTGCATTAGCTGAATTAGAAACTGCTTATTACCAGTATCGTAACGAACAGGGGTTTCAAGCAGAATTGCAGGGTTTATTGCGGGATTATGTGGGACGTGCCACACCGCTTTATTTTGCCGAACGTTTGACTCAACATTATGCTCGTCCTGATGGTAGTGGGGCGCAGATTTACTTAAAGCGTGAAGACTTAAATCATACTGGCGCTCACAAAATTAATAATGCCATTGGTCAGGTGTTATTGGCTAAAAGGATGGGCAAAAAAAGAATTATTGCCGAAACTGGTGCGGGACAACATGGTGTCGCCACTGCTACAGTGTGCGCTCGCTTTGGTTTGGAATGTGTGATTTACATGGGTGTTCATGATATGGAACGCCAAGCCCTAAATGTGTTTCGGATGCGCTTGATGGGGGCTGAAGTTCGCCCGGTGGAGTCGGGAACTGGAACTTTGAAGGATGCAACTTCAGAGGCGATTCGTGATTGGGTAACAAACGTGGAAAGCACCCACTATATTCTTGGTTCTGTGGCTGGACCCCATCCTTATCCGATGATGGTAAGGGATTTTCATGCTGTGATTGGGGAAGAAACTCGCGCCCAAGCAATGGAAAAATGGGGTGGGTTGCCGGATATCCTCATGGCTTGCGTGGGTGGTGGTTCCAATGCCATGGGGTTATTTCACGAGTTTATTAATGAATCCAGTGTCCGAATCATTGGTGTGGAAGCCGCAGGCTTTGGTGTAAATACTGATAAACATGCAGCAACTTTAACCAAGGGTAAAGTGGGTGTGTTACATGGAGCAATGAGTTATTTATTACAGGATGAAGAAGGTCAAGTAATTGAACCACACTCAATTAGTGCTGGTTTAGATTATCCTGGTGTTGGTCCAGAACATAGCTTTTTGAAAGATTATGGACGTGCTGAATATTACAGCGTTACAGATCAAGAAGCTTTAGACGCATTTCAGCGGTTATCAAAATTGGAAGGAATTATTCCAGCCTTAGAAACCTCACACGCGATCGCATATCTCGAACAACTCTGTCCCCAGCTTACTGGTAATCCCCGCATTGTCATCAACTGCTCAGGACGTGGTGATAAAGATGTTCAATCTGTAATTAAATATCTTAATCTCTGA
- a CDS encoding peptidoglycan-binding domain-containing protein, with the protein METYLSHGSDGDNVIYLQECLNNFGYDLDVDGIFGDNTQYAVEDFQSSQGLEADGIVGSMTWDAIQNVLASFEPAC; encoded by the coding sequence ATGGAAACTTATTTGAGTCACGGTTCAGATGGAGATAATGTTATTTACCTACAAGAGTGTTTAAATAATTTTGGTTATGATTTGGACGTTGACGGCATTTTTGGTGATAACACTCAATATGCTGTTGAAGATTTTCAGTCTTCTCAAGGTTTGGAAGCTGACGGCATTGTTGGCTCAATGACTTGGGATGCTATTCAAAATGTACTGGCAAGTTTTGAACCTGCCTGTTAA
- a CDS encoding DUF3352 domain-containing protein, with protein sequence MKFFIKAGTAVTMSFLLCSPASAAELNKILTTNKNLSEASAQISGKKISEDTNSNPVNNTSDQPSIPVNPEQATETAPPSTGGNIAEIAKMLPENTPLIGIVSTKISAWSDLNRFQLFKMAEDAIKTFIPAGTNLDYVKDVQSWLGEQAVVAFMPKVGSTPVTLEETSVIIVPIKNMAKVQPFIDLITSNKENTTEREYKGVKITEIKIEVPQLEKPPTKKEPAAKAIKKPLPAKKSRILAIASVPGYVLTGNSSKPIERVIDMREGGIPTLAASPRFQPTLQNPQVNTTLFGIYENIPEFIPLIKDIYDDLLTQIPKTEGIPLPPNPFDDKSFNFEALKEYSSVNGFVTQQPEGLRLQINSYRQQPKSDNGIETTNKTETILSRLPGTTYYSFSGRNLNFVWQTISTAFSTRPELKKGLDEFRKFVKTSVGLDFDKDIMSWMDGEYALFAYPTKGGFIQSFVPNFNLGIGIALQTSNRSSADKAIKKLTEVSQLKVNETDIKGQAVTSLKVGEPSQSLVAYSWMEDNTIILTTGQSAIADLVPKPQSSLTTNYNFITATKSFPRPNQGYFYLNMGSVLSWAYGLIPSQYTQDPNFRIFKQAIGSIYSISATSTADPEREEVDFLIVLAPTRNVNKN encoded by the coding sequence ATGAAATTCTTTATCAAAGCGGGAACAGCAGTAACTATGAGTTTTTTACTCTGTTCACCAGCAAGTGCAGCAGAGTTAAATAAGATACTGACTACAAATAAAAATTTGTCTGAAGCTTCAGCGCAGATATCTGGCAAAAAAATCAGCGAAGATACTAATTCTAACCCAGTAAATAATACATCCGATCAGCCATCAATCCCTGTAAACCCTGAACAAGCAACAGAAACCGCACCACCATCCACTGGGGGAAACATCGCTGAAATAGCGAAGATGTTACCAGAAAATACTCCTTTAATCGGGATAGTTAGTACTAAAATATCAGCCTGGAGTGATTTAAATCGCTTCCAATTGTTTAAAATGGCTGAAGATGCCATTAAAACATTTATTCCAGCAGGTACTAACTTAGATTATGTCAAAGATGTTCAATCTTGGCTAGGTGAACAGGCTGTAGTTGCCTTCATGCCGAAGGTAGGTTCTACACCCGTAACCCTTGAAGAAACTTCTGTGATTATTGTTCCCATCAAAAATATGGCAAAGGTACAGCCATTTATTGATTTAATCACATCCAACAAAGAAAATACTACAGAAAGAGAATATAAGGGTGTGAAGATTACGGAAATTAAAATTGAAGTACCTCAGTTGGAAAAGCCACCCACGAAAAAAGAGCCAGCAGCCAAAGCAATTAAGAAACCATTACCAGCTAAGAAGTCAAGAATTTTAGCGATCGCTTCCGTTCCAGGATACGTTTTAACTGGTAACAGTAGCAAGCCCATCGAACGGGTAATCGATATGCGTGAAGGTGGCATTCCCACCCTTGCAGCAAGTCCCCGCTTTCAACCCACACTCCAAAATCCCCAAGTTAACACCACCCTATTTGGGATTTACGAAAATATCCCAGAATTTATACCTTTAATTAAAGATATATATGATGATTTGTTAACTCAAATCCCCAAAACAGAAGGTATACCTTTACCTCCCAACCCCTTTGATGACAAATCTTTCAACTTTGAAGCTCTCAAAGAATACTCCAGTGTTAACGGGTTTGTGACTCAACAACCAGAGGGTTTACGGTTGCAAATCAATTCTTACCGTCAGCAACCAAAATCTGACAATGGAATCGAAACCACCAACAAAACCGAAACGATTTTATCACGTTTACCTGGCACCACCTACTACTCATTTTCGGGACGCAATCTCAACTTTGTTTGGCAAACTATTTCCACAGCATTTTCTACCCGACCAGAATTGAAGAAAGGTTTAGATGAATTCCGCAAATTTGTCAAAACCAGTGTCGGCTTAGACTTCGACAAGGATATCATGAGTTGGATGGATGGGGAATATGCTCTTTTTGCCTATCCCACCAAAGGCGGATTTATCCAATCGTTTGTTCCCAACTTTAACTTGGGTATTGGGATTGCACTGCAAACTAGTAACCGCAGCAGTGCTGATAAAGCCATCAAGAAACTGACAGAAGTCTCACAACTAAAGGTTAACGAAACTGATATTAAAGGACAAGCAGTCACCAGCTTGAAAGTTGGAGAGCCATCTCAAAGCTTGGTGGCATATAGTTGGATGGAAGATAACACCATTATATTGACCACTGGACAGAGTGCGATCGCTGATTTAGTTCCCAAGCCCCAAAGTTCTCTAACCACGAATTACAACTTTATCACTGCAACCAAATCTTTCCCTCGCCCTAACCAAGGATATTTCTACCTGAATATGGGATCTGTTTTGTCATGGGCTTATGGTCTTATACCATCACAATATACTCAAGATCCAAACTTCCGTATTTTTAAACAAGCTATCGGCTCAATTTATAGTATCAGTGCTACATCTACCGCTGACCCAGAACGGGAAGAAGTTGATTTTCTCATAGTTTTAGCACCAACAAGAAATGTGAATAAAAATTAG